The following proteins are encoded in a genomic region of Polyangiaceae bacterium:
- a CDS encoding SDR family oxidoreductase: MNPPRSALVIGGTGYVGREVVRAFAREGIGVVFTYHRHADVARTLEAETGARSFPTNLTNPNEIRELFSRLDEHSLVPDILIHCAVLACRSSIADVTDSYHDELYAVNVRSILVAVQSFVSRLGGRGGDVVLTASQAGITKLPASVPFAATQSARLGMTHALAKELGSADVRVNLVLLGVLDGGITAQIEQAQLEDYQRFSALSRRGTSVEAARAIVRLALTNRWMTGSILPVTGGL; this comes from the coding sequence ATGAATCCTCCCCGCTCGGCGCTCGTGATTGGAGGTACCGGATACGTTGGACGTGAAGTCGTGCGGGCCTTCGCTCGCGAGGGAATCGGCGTGGTATTCACATACCATCGTCATGCCGACGTTGCTCGAACGCTCGAGGCCGAGACCGGTGCACGTTCATTTCCGACAAACCTTACGAATCCAAACGAAATACGTGAGCTATTCTCACGCCTCGATGAACACTCGCTCGTGCCGGACATTTTGATCCATTGTGCCGTGCTCGCGTGTCGCTCGTCTATCGCCGATGTCACGGATTCCTATCATGATGAATTGTATGCGGTCAACGTGCGGTCAATCCTCGTTGCGGTGCAATCGTTCGTTTCGAGGCTTGGTGGGCGAGGTGGTGACGTCGTTTTGACGGCTTCGCAGGCGGGAATCACGAAACTGCCAGCGTCGGTTCCATTTGCAGCAACGCAATCGGCGCGACTCGGCATGACGCACGCGCTTGCCAAGGAGCTTGGTTCTGCGGACGTGCGCGTCAATTTGGTGCTGCTCGGCGTGCTCGATGGGGGCATTACGGCACAAATCGAACAGGCCCAGCTCGAGGACTATCAGCGTTTCAGCGCATTGTCTCGGCGTGGGACATCCGTGGAGGCGGCCCGTGCCATCGTTCGGCTGGCGCTTACGAATCGGTGGAT